A section of the Rhipicephalus sanguineus isolate Rsan-2018 chromosome 11, BIME_Rsan_1.4, whole genome shotgun sequence genome encodes:
- the LOC119373913 gene encoding uncharacterized protein LOC119373913 — MPPLKRRRRPPAVWSDSDSEEEEEDSATSQPGLPPIPNNFPSGITSSEATSMPTFGQGDKGTAGTQLSETNSPQGEQTAQERPRNSPHDCCVEKNFQRHVLRLLNTLRFMLEQQADTLNKLCDMLPTSSVTECAELLGHPLSSLEELQEFDDKLDAGKFKILVHELAQLGGKDAYWATKRILSYCITDEVAAQFSWMGRKGKLSFSALKIAKAITDAARKAPNATAADVEASIKSWLRHAPERLATRFQKSKQGQLEQAADTD; from the exons ATGCCTCCATTGAAGAGGCGTAGACGGCCACCAGCAGTCTGGAGTGACTCTGAcagtgaagaggaggaggaagactcTGCCACAAGCCAGCCAGGACTGCCACCTATCCCAAATAATTTTCCATCTG GAATAACCTCGAGTGAAGCAACAAGTATGCCCACATTTGGCCAGGGAGACAAAGGCACAGCAG GGACCCAGTTGTCAGAGACAAACTCGCCACAAG GTGAACAGACAGCGCAAGAACGGCCACGAAACTCGCCTCATGATTGTTGTGTAGAGAAGA ACTTCCAGCGGCATGTGCTACGACTGCTGAACACGCTTCGCTTCATGCTGGAACAGCAAGCGGACACCCTGAACAAGTTGTGCGATATGCTTCCCACTTCTTCAGTCACCGAATGCGCAGAGCTCTTAGGCCATCCGCTAAGCAGTCTTGAAGAACTACAAGAGTTCGACGACAAGCTCGATGCTGGAAAATTTAAGATCCTG GTTCATGAGTTGGCACAGCTTGGTGGGAAAGATGCCTACTGGGCAACAAAAAGAATCTTGTCATACTGCATCACAGACGAGGTTGCGGCACAATTTTCCTGGATGGGTCGAAAAGGAAAACTGAGCTTCTCCGCCTTGAAGATTGCTAAAGCCATAACAG ATGCTGCTCGCAAAGCGCCAAACGCAACCGCTGCCGACGTTGAGGCCTCTATCAAATCGTGGCTCCGACATGCCCCCGAGCGCCTTGCCACCAGGTTTCAGAAGTCAAAGCAAGGACAACTTGAGCAAGCAGCAG ATACTGACTGA